The following coding sequences lie in one Chlorocebus sabaeus isolate Y175 chromosome 29, mChlSab1.0.hap1, whole genome shotgun sequence genomic window:
- the LOC103231184 gene encoding uncharacterized protein, translating to MALSAKSGAQARFYCFLGNAGAAKPCPAWAWRPPAAPLLAPRPPALRNPSSGSQGKHWLLSQERQAASWIIPLPPPPPTTVLGHGVEDDGKAGSDQTSDCRQTCLASRPPLGSATPRGHRGLGQAAAEGSPGTYLRPPPAPANPAPESSPHRCAGGGEAREKDPPPRPRPLLPSPGGTQALRGRGQGPRRRFLRSEGSPWPHAEKYRPGPGVRDRPGALSSTLGAGPGASSRKRAGSRAPGDPGRGCTGASAPTLPGPGTRAAEPAPGAERPGPAGSPRARLPGALAFPGPRAPRPRCLPSGARAGKLLQASAAAARAPLGRAKSPAAGAWARRGPRARRQRHGAEAGRRGGAASARPATRAGLGLGSSSGAGGGSGRAAAARLVYSGRCQRRRRRRRRPGLLLLRRRAPPPRGATSALPRPPPPPAPARPPAAHAARPRARFPSAVRPSASGPERRPCGAFWGARCLRLPVGADKETEAHNV from the exons ATGGCTCTATCAGCAAAGTCAGGGGCCCAGGCTCGTTTTTACTGTTTCCTGGGGAACGCTGGGGCCGCCAAGCCCTGCCCTGCCTGGGCCTGGAGGCCCCCAGCTGCCCCCTTGCTTGCTCCACGCCCACCAGCCTTGCGTAATCCGAGCTCAGGCAGCCAGGGCAAACACTGGCTGCTGAGCCAGGAGCGCCAAG CTGCCTCTTGGATcatccccctgcccccaccaccaccaaccacAGTGCT GGGCCATGGGGTAGAGGATGATGGGAAAGCGGGTTCTGACCAGACAAGTGACTGCCGTCAGACCTGTCTGGCAAGCAGGCCGCCCCTCGGTTCAGCCACCCCGCGGGGGCACAGGGGCCTCGGCCAGGCCGCGGCAGAAGGCAGCCCCGGGACCTACCTGCGCCCGCCGCCGGCGCCCGCGAATCCCGCACCTGAGTCCTCGCCGCACAGGTGTGCGGGCGGGGGCGAGGCCCGGGAGAAGGATCCCCCGCCTCGCCCCCGGCCGCTCCTCCCCTCCCCGGGCGGAACGCAGGCCCTACGCGGCCGCGGA CAGGGGCCCCGCAGGCGCTTCCTGAGGTCAGAGGGCTCGCCCTGGCCCCACGCGGAAAAGTACCGGCCAGGGCCGGGGGTCCGAGACCGGCCCGGCGCGCTCAG CTCCACCCTCGGGGCCGGCCCCGGAGCCAGTTCCCGAAAGCGGGCGGGCAGCCGGGCCCCGGGGGACCCGGGTCGGGGCTGCACCGGCGCCAGTGCCCCGACCCTCCCCGGCCCGGGCACCCGGGCCGCGGAGCCTGCTCCTGGGGCAGAGCGGCCCGGCCCGGCCGGCTCCCCTCGGGCCCGGCTCCCAGGCGCGCTTGCCTTCCCCGGGCCCCGGGCCCCGCGCCCTCGCTGCTTACCCTCGGGAGCCCGAGCGGGGAAACTTTTACAGGCGAGCGCCGCGGCGGCTCGGGCGCCCCTCGGCCGAGCGAAGAGCCCGGCGGCGGGGGCCTGGGCTCGGCGCGGTCCCCGCGCCCGGCGGCAGCGTCACGGCGCGGAGGCGGGGAGGCGCGGCGGCGCGGCCTCGGCCCGGCCGGCGACCAGGGCAGGGCTCGGCCTGGGCTCCAGCTCCGGCGCGGGCGGGGGCAGCGGCCGGGCCGCGGCGGCGCGGCTTGTTTACTCGGGCCGCTgtcagcggcggcggcggcggcggcggcggcccgggctcctcctcctccgccgccGCGCCCCTCCCCCTCGCGGCGCCACCTCCGCGCTTCCCCGGCCGCCGCCACCGCCGGCTCCGGCTCGGCCGCCCGCCGCCCATGCCGCCCGGCCCCGGGCCCGCTTTCCTAGCGCCGTGCGCCCCAGCGCGTCCGGCCCCGAGCGGCGGCCCTGCGGGGCCTTCTGGGGCGCCCGCTGCCTCCGACTCCCGGTAGGGGCAG ataaggaaactgaggcgcaCAACgtttaa